The following nucleotide sequence is from Prosthecobacter sp..
GACGCTGCCTCGCCGAAGCCCACCGCGCCGGAGCCTTCGATTTGCCGCTCATGGATCATCGGCTGAAACAGTTCATCGCCCGCGTGAACCTCGTCCACGCCACCCTGCCCGAACTGGAGTTCGCCCCCTTCGATGAAGCCGCCATCACCACCTGCCTCGCCCGAGCCTTTACCAGCCTCTCCCTCGCCAAAGAAGCCCAAGCCGCGCCCCTCATCCCCGCCTTCCATCAGCATCTAGACAAAGGCCAAGTCAGTTGGCTCGATGAGTTAGCGCCCCTCACCACCCCCTGGCCCAGCGGCGGCACGATCAAGCTCAGCTACGTCAACGACGCTCCCGAAGCTCAGGTAAAACTCCAGGAATGCTTCGCGCTCACAGCACACCCGACGCTTTGCGAAGGAAGGCTGCCTGTGCAACTCCAGCTCTGCACGCCTGATGGTAAACGCCTCGCCATCACAAGTGATTGGCCGGGTTTCGTGGCACGCGAATGGCCGAAGCATCGACAGGCGGTGGCGAAGAAGTTTCCAGGGGTTTTGTGGAGGTAGCGAAGCCCCCTTACAGCCGACGAAGACGCTCCAACTCTTGCTTCAGAGGTTGCCAATAGACGAGGTCTTCGAGTCGTTCCTGACGCTCCTCGTCTTCCAGAGACAGGGTGAGTGCGGGGACATCATCGGTGATAGCGTGTTGGATCAAAGCACGGGATGTGACTGCATCTTGGGCGAGGAGAGGATGCGCCTGGGCGAGATCACGCAGCAGTTCTGGCGTGCGGAGTTCTTGGAACCAGAAGGTGAGCTGCTCAGGACTCGGATCGGCTTGATTGGCAAAGTAGTTGGCTTCCACAAGGCGACGGATCATCGGCCAGTCCTTGTCTCGCTGGGTTTTTTTGGCCTGCACGAGATCGCCCAAGGAAAGGAGATCGCACAGAGTGCCGTCGTCCATCACCAGCGTGGTGCGACGTTCCCAGAGCGTGGGAAAGTCCGTCACGCCTCTCATGCGGGACATCACGTCCACCCTCATGCCAGCGGCTTCGGGGTGGCGGCAGCGGAAATGAACAGCGTGGCCGGCATTGAGGTGCTGGAGCAGGAAAGGCGGCACGGCGATGACCTCGGCTTCGAGGGCTTGCATGGCCTTCGTGAGCCGTTCGGCGTTTTCCTCACTGGCGAGGATCGCCAGATCGGTATCGCGGCTAAACTCCGCTGCGCCGTATAACACGCAGGCCTGGCCGCCCATGAGCAGGCACTGGACCTGGTGCTCGCGCATCGAAGAAAGGACTTTGCGTATCGGGTTCGGGATCAAGGGAGCCTCCAAGTGCAAGGTAAGTCTGCCAGAGACGCGAGGTCTCTGTCCAGCGTTGAGCCGGAGTCAGCCGATACCACTCGGCCCACTCCTCGCCCACCAGTTCTTCTGCGCTGATCATGGCGGGGAGTTTAGGCGTCCGCTCCAGTTCTTCAAGCCGTCACTTGGCGGGTGCCGCGTTCCAGATCTTGAGATCGTCGAAGAAGCCGTTCTTGCCCATGCAGCCGAATTCGACCTTGGACTTGGTCGGGTGTCCACATGCCAGAGTTTCAGGTCTTTGGCCGTTACGGTTTCGATTCCTGCCCGCCATCCTTTTCAGATTTCCTGCCCTTAATTTCACGCTCTCGCTCCGCTCGCATTTCGCGAAGCCTCCTGTCGCGCATTTCATGAATCCGTCCGTGATGGAATTCGAAATCCCCCAAGTCCTTCTTTTCAAAAGGCTTCAGTCCTAGCGCTATCCTCACATTGTTAACGTCGTTTTGTGAGGAGATGAGCATGTCCTTGGCTGCACCGCACGCCTCGCCATTCATACATTTGTCAAGACGTCCAAAAAGGTCGTCAAAGTCTGTGGCATCTGAAAAAGCCTGAAACACAGCGTCAGCATTTGCGCTGTGGTCATCGATCATATGAGTCAATCCATTCACACTCCGAAGCAACGATTGCCTTTGACGAGCATGGAGTTCCTTATCGACGTTGCTGATAATTGTCTCCGATTCAGTTTTTGCCACATTTCGGACAATCTGTTCGGAATAAGTTTTTAACGCATTTACAACACTCGTGAGCGAATCCATCTGAGCCTTGAGTTGTCCGACATTAACATCATCCCGGCGCTTCGAGATAAAATGTGCCAGTAATCCTGCCCACTGGTCACGAAGCCACGACGTGATGTCGTCTGCGGTTGCGAAATCTTTGACCAAGTTATTTCTCGATTGAGAGAAAACATCATCCAGTAGGAGAAATACATTGGTGCTGTCAACATGAGCCCAGTTAAGTTCAACATTCCGATTCTTCTTGTAGGTTTCGTATTCTGCCAAAACGCCTTTTTCGACGAAAATGTAAATTGGTATATCAAGCTCACGAGCGGTTTGATACTCCTTGCTTGTGACTGAGTTGTAGAAAGCATACTTCCTATCTTTGTCCGCCTGCTTGGGCTTCTGTTTCTCTAAAGCAGCAGCGCTTTCCGTCCTTGGAGCAGCGCTCTTGGCTCGTTCTTCGGATGTGCCGCTTCCGTAACGTCCACCAATGATCAATACAAGAACGTGGCAAAGACCAATCTCACGATAGCAAGACTCATCCAACGGCGCGTCATGGGAAAATGGGACATCTCCACTTTCAAAAACTGACGCCTCATATCCGAGCGATTCCACGAACTGCTCCACACTTCGGCGGATATACTTTAGATCGTAGTAGGTGGAGCTAATGAAGATGCGTGGTTTCGCCATACAGTGATATTGGTTGCTAGAGTTAACAGCGATGTCTCATCGATAGAAATCTTGTTTGTCTGCTATGCATTCGTGCAAACTTTCGATCCCGCTTCGACAGGCTCCTTTGACCTCGCCGGCATCCCAGGCTGAAGCGCCTCCGCATTGAGGTTGGCTTGTCTGTCAGTCCCACAGGATCGGAAGGGTTTTCTCGTAAGCTTCATGGGCAAGTGGTGGATGGGAGTGGTTCGTTTGGCAAGCTTCACATCAGCGGGAAGCGGCGGCGCTCCATTCGTCGAGCTTCTGCTTCAGCAGTTCCTTGGAGGGCAGGTAGAGCTGATACTCCTTGGCGTGGATGTTGGCGTCTTTCGGCAGGGTGAGTTCGACGACGGTCTTTTTGGCGGATTTGCAGAGGAGGAGGCCGATGGTGGGGTTTTCCTCCGGGAGCTTCACCTCGCGGTCGTAGTAGTTCACATACATCTGCATCTGGCCGAGGTCCTGATGCGTGAGCTTGTCGAGCTTGAGGTCGATGATGACGTAGCAGCGGAGGAGGCGGTTGTAGAAGACGAGGTCCACGAAGTAGTGGTCCTCATCGAAGGTGAAGCGCTTCTGGCGGGCCTCGAAGAGGAAGCCTTTGCCGAGTTCGAGGAGGAAGTGCTCCAGGCGATTGATGATGGCCTGCTCGAGGTCGGTCTCGGAGTAGCTGGTCTGCGCATCGAGGCCGAGGAACTCGAGCACGAGCGGTTCCTTCAGCAAATCCTCCGGTCTGACGATGACCTGGCCTTCCTTGGCGAGCTTACGGATGCCTTCCTTGTCGCGGCTGAGCGCGAGGCGCTCGTAGAGGCAGGAGGCTTTCTGGCGCTTGAGTTCGCGAACATCCCAGTCTGCCTGACGGGATTCAATTTCATAGAAGCTGCGTTCGTCCGGATCCTTGATGGTCATGAGCACGACGTAGTGCGACCAACTGAGGGTGAAGGGAGATTTGCCAGACGGCGTCTGGCGAATTGAGGTGGGGATCAATTTCCCAGACGCTGTCTGGGGAATCTCTGACGAGGCGGATTTTTCAGACAGTGTCTGAAGAATTCCGGTGCCACCCAATTTTTCAGACGCTGTCTGAAAAATCTGAGCCCGATCCTGCCAAACGAGAAAGAACCGCCTCATCTGAGAAAGGTTCACGGCTGAAAACCCTCTCCCAAACTCCTCCGTGAGCCGCGCAGACAGCTCCTTCAACAGCTCCGCACCATAGGCCGCACGCTTCGCGCCATTTTGCTCGTGCTCGACGATGCGGCGGCCGATTTCGAAGTTGGTCATCACCTGGAAGGTGTCCACGACGGTGGACACGCCGCGCCGGGCGCTCTGGATGAGCTGGCGGACTTCGGTGAGGAGGGAGGTGAGGCCGTCCGGCTTCGTTTTGGCCGGGGTGATCGCTTTTTTGGAGACGGACGGCTTTTTCATGGATCAGGCTGGCTGATAGACTTCGGCTCCGCTTTCGACGAACTCTTTGCTTTTCTCTTCCATCCCACGTTGGAGCGCTTCTTCCTCGGAGATGGCTTGTTCGGCGGCATACTTCCGCACGTCTTCGGTGATCTTCATGGAGCAGAAGTGGGGGCCGCACATGGAGCAGAAGTGGGCGCTTTTTGCTCCGTCTTGGGGGAGGGTTTCGTCGTGGTATTCTCTCGCGGTGACGGGGTCGAGGCTGAGGTTGAACTGGTCTTCCCAGCGGAACTCGAATCTCGCTTTGCTGAGGGCGTTATCTCGATACTGGGCGCCGGGGTGGCCTTTGGCGAGGTCGGCGGCGTGAGCGGCTAGTTTGTAGGTGATGACGCCCACTTTCACGTCTTCCTTGTTGGGGAGGCCGAGGTGTTCCTTGGGGGTCACATAACAAAGCATGGCGCAACCATACCAGCCGATCATGGCGGCGCCGATGCCGCTGGTGTTGTGGTCGTCGCCGGGGGCGATGTCGGTGGTGAGGGGGCCGAGGGTGTAGAAGGGGGCCTCGTGGCACCATTCGAGCTGCTTGGCCATGTTTTCCTCGATCATGTGCATGGGGACGTGGCCGGGGCCTTCGTTCATGACTTGGACGCCTTTGGCCCAGGCACGCTTGGTGAGCTCGCCCTGGACTTCGAGTTCGCCGAATTGGGCTTTGTCGTTGGCGTCGGCGATGGAGCCGGGGCGGAGGCCGTCGCCGATGGAGAAGCTGACATCGTAGGCGGCCATGATGTCGCAGATGTCGTCCCAATGGGTGTAGAGGAAGCTTTCCTTGTGATGGGAGAGGCACCACTTGGCCATGATGCTGCCGCCGCGGCTGACAATGCCGGTCATGCGGGAGGCGGTCATGGGGATGAAGCGCAGCAAGACGCCGGCGTGAATGGTGAAGTAATCGACGCCCTGCTCGGCCTGCTCGATGAGGGTGTCGCGGAAGAGTTCCCAGGTGAGGTCCTCGGCTTTGCCGTTCACTTTTTCGAGCGCCTGGTAGATGGGCACAGTGCCGATGGGCACGGGGCTGTTGCGCAGGATCCATTCACGCGTGGCGTGGATGTTCTTGCCGGTGCTGAGGTCCATGACGGTGTCCGCACCCCACTTGGTGGCCCAGCGCATTTTCTCGACTTCCTCCTCGATGCTGGAGGCGACAGCGCTGTTGCCGATGTTGGCGTTGATCTTCACCAGGAAGTTGCGGCCGATGATCATCGGCTCCAGCTCGGGGTGATTGATGTTGGCGGGGATGATGGCGCGGCCGGCGGCGACTTCGGAACGGACGAACTCGGGGGTGATTTCGTTCGGGATGCGCTGGGGGAAGCGCTTGAAGACGCTGGGCGTGTAGTCGCTCTGGATCTGCGTGGAGCCGGCGTGCTGCTTGTCGAGGTCGTCGCGGCGGATATCGTCTTTGAAGTCGGCGATCTCGGCGCGCTTCAGGTTCTCGCGGATGGCGATGAACTCCATCTCCGGGGTGATGATGCCCTGCTTGGCATACCAAAGCTGCGTGACGGGGTGGCCGGTGGCTTTGAGCGGTCGGCGGCGCTCGCCGTGCAGGCCGGGGAATTCGACGAGGCGGTTGCGCTCGGCGGTGCTGGCGAACTCGGCGTGCTTGCCGCTGAGGTAGCCATTGTCCTGGGGCTTCACTTCGCGGCCATCGTAGGCCTGCACATCGCCACGAGCGGCGATCCAAGACTCGCGCAGGGCAGGGAGGCCTTCTTCGGACTTGCCGTGGAAGGTGGGATCACCCCAGGGCCCGGAGCAATCATAGACGCGAACGGGTTCATTCACCTCGATGCGACCGTTGAAAGCTTTCGTGGGCGAGAGAGTGATCTCGCGCATGGGGACGCGGACGTCCTGGTGGATCTGCCCCTGGACATAAACGCGGGTAGAGGCGGGGAGCTGCTCGGAGGAGTGGCCTTCGAAGGAGGTTTTGGGATCGGCAATCATGGCGGGGAAAGTTCTTGGTTCTTCGTTCTTGGTTGGGGCGGCCTGTGGCCGTGAACTGAGAAACCTCCGAGCGAACTCCCTTCGGCGGCATGACCCGCATCAGGTTCGGAGGGTTCTTTCCCTGCGGAAAGTCTCAGTCCCTGCGCGGGACGCCCCTGTCGTAACGAGGCGGATTGTCCGGCTGCAATGGCGAAGGTCAAAGGCAATTTCCAGAGCCAGCGGCCTGTCTGGGGGAGGGCCTAAAGGTAAAGGAAGGGGAAATGAATTGCTGTATTATGGAATTTATAATACGGTACACGGTTACCTCCTCGTGATGCCCCCTCTTCGTCATCCTTTTTCCCGCCTGCTGGCAAGTGCCGCACTGCTGCTGACCTCAGTCACGGCGGTGCGTGCGGACCTTGTCACGGAATGGAATGCGCTGGCGCTGACCACGATGCGCACGGGCACCGAGGCCCCGGTGATGGCGCGTGATCTGGCGATCCTGCATACCTCGATCTACAACGCTTCGGAAACCATTCGCGGCGGCTATCAGACCTACGGCTTCGGCAGCTACGTCGCGCCAGGGTCGGGCCCGGCGGGAGCCTCCTATGAGGCGGCGATGGTCGCGGCGGCGAACACGGTGATGCAGAGCCTGTATTCGGGATCGAGCGCGGCATTCACCTCGCTCTACACCACGCAGCTCGGTGCGATTGCCGACGGGCAGGCGAAGGACGACGGCATCGCCTGGGGCATCAGCATCGCGAATGACATGCTGACCTGGCGCTCGACAGATGGTGCCTCGACGGCGGCCGGCACGCCGTACTCACCGGTCGGAACCGCCGGCTACTGGGCGCAAACGTCTGCCTCAGGGGCCTTGCTGCCGGGCTGGGGAACGGTGGGAACCTTTGCGATTCCAGGCACGGGAGCCTACATGAGCACGCTGCCGGGCGGCACGCTCACATCGTATTTGCTGACGGGCCAGTATGCCACGGACTACAATCAGGTGAAGGACATCGGTTCCTCCTTCAGCCTCACGCGCACCTCCGACGAGA
It contains:
- a CDS encoding DUF4062 domain-containing protein, whose protein sequence is MAKPRIFISSTYYDLKYIRRSVEQFVESLGYEASVFESGDVPFSHDAPLDESCYREIGLCHVLVLIIGGRYGSGTSEERAKSAAPRTESAAALEKQKPKQADKDRKYAFYNSVTSKEYQTARELDIPIYIFVEKGVLAEYETYKKNRNVELNWAHVDSTNVFLLLDDVFSQSRNNLVKDFATADDITSWLRDQWAGLLAHFISKRRDDVNVGQLKAQMDSLTSVVNALKTYSEQIVRNVAKTESETIISNVDKELHARQRQSLLRSVNGLTHMIDDHSANADAVFQAFSDATDFDDLFGRLDKCMNGEACGAAKDMLISSQNDVNNVRIALGLKPFEKKDLGDFEFHHGRIHEMRDRRLREMRAEREREIKGRKSEKDGGQESKP
- the thiC gene encoding phosphomethylpyrimidine synthase ThiC, with translation MIADPKTSFEGHSSEQLPASTRVYVQGQIHQDVRVPMREITLSPTKAFNGRIEVNEPVRVYDCSGPWGDPTFHGKSEEGLPALRESWIAARGDVQAYDGREVKPQDNGYLSGKHAEFASTAERNRLVEFPGLHGERRRPLKATGHPVTQLWYAKQGIITPEMEFIAIRENLKRAEIADFKDDIRRDDLDKQHAGSTQIQSDYTPSVFKRFPQRIPNEITPEFVRSEVAAGRAIIPANINHPELEPMIIGRNFLVKINANIGNSAVASSIEEEVEKMRWATKWGADTVMDLSTGKNIHATREWILRNSPVPIGTVPIYQALEKVNGKAEDLTWELFRDTLIEQAEQGVDYFTIHAGVLLRFIPMTASRMTGIVSRGGSIMAKWCLSHHKESFLYTHWDDICDIMAAYDVSFSIGDGLRPGSIADANDKAQFGELEVQGELTKRAWAKGVQVMNEGPGHVPMHMIEENMAKQLEWCHEAPFYTLGPLTTDIAPGDDHNTSGIGAAMIGWYGCAMLCYVTPKEHLGLPNKEDVKVGVITYKLAAHAADLAKGHPGAQYRDNALSKARFEFRWEDQFNLSLDPVTAREYHDETLPQDGAKSAHFCSMCGPHFCSMKITEDVRKYAAEQAISEEEALQRGMEEKSKEFVESGAEVYQPA
- a CDS encoding PDDEXK nuclease domain-containing protein, which produces MKKPSVSKKAITPAKTKPDGLTSLLTEVRQLIQSARRGVSTVVDTFQVMTNFEIGRRIVEHEQNGAKRAAYGAELLKELSARLTEEFGRGFSAVNLSQMRRFFLVWQDRAQIFQTASEKLGGTGILQTLSEKSASSEIPQTASGKLIPTSIRQTPSGKSPFTLSWSHYVVLMTIKDPDERSFYEIESRQADWDVRELKRQKASCLYERLALSRDKEGIRKLAKEGQVIVRPEDLLKEPLVLEFLGLDAQTSYSETDLEQAIINRLEHFLLELGKGFLFEARQKRFTFDEDHYFVDLVFYNRLLRCYVIIDLKLDKLTHQDLGQMQMYVNYYDREVKLPEENPTIGLLLCKSAKKTVVELTLPKDANIHAKEYQLYLPSKELLKQKLDEWSAAASR